In Deltaproteobacteria bacterium, a genomic segment contains:
- a CDS encoding class 1 fructose-bisphosphatase, translating to MRQVTVVEHLLLSQKERPMASGRFTRLLTELILSAKIIGREVSKAGLLDVLGATGEVNVQGEAVQKLDDFANRVIIRRMERAGVLCAMVSEENADFIEIPRHYPVGDYILVFDPLDGSANIDANVSIGTIFGIYRRTSFSQSAVTVGEILQKGAMQVAAGYIIYGSSTMLVYTAGSGVHGFTLDPSVGEFLLSHPDIKIPEQGRIYSVNEGYCSYWDEPTRKIVEYFKSSNNALGTPYSLRYIGSLVSDFHRNLIYGGIFMYPADTRDPRKPAGKLRLMLEASPMAMIVEQAGGMAIDGTRRILDIEPQELHQRVPLFVGSKADVEIVRQYYAQASA from the coding sequence ATGAGACAAGTCACAGTGGTCGAGCACTTGCTGCTCAGTCAGAAAGAACGCCCGATGGCTTCCGGGCGGTTCACCCGGTTGCTTACCGAGCTCATCCTGTCCGCCAAGATTATCGGCCGCGAAGTTTCAAAAGCGGGCCTGTTGGATGTTCTGGGCGCCACGGGCGAGGTCAACGTCCAAGGCGAGGCCGTGCAGAAGCTCGATGATTTCGCCAATCGGGTCATCATCCGACGGATGGAACGAGCCGGTGTCCTCTGCGCCATGGTTTCCGAGGAAAACGCGGATTTTATCGAGATTCCCCGTCATTATCCCGTTGGCGACTATATCTTGGTTTTTGATCCGCTGGACGGATCGGCCAATATCGACGCCAACGTCAGTATTGGCACTATTTTCGGCATCTACCGGCGGACATCGTTTAGCCAGTCAGCCGTGACCGTTGGCGAAATTCTGCAAAAGGGCGCGATGCAGGTCGCGGCGGGGTACATCATTTACGGCTCGTCAACCATGCTGGTCTATACCGCCGGCAGCGGCGTGCACGGTTTTACCCTGGACCCCAGCGTGGGCGAATTTTTGCTTTCACATCCAGATATCAAAATTCCCGAGCAAGGCCGGATTTATTCCGTGAACGAGGGATACTGTTCATATTGGGACGAGCCGACCCGAAAGATCGTCGAATACTTCAAGTCTTCCAACAATGCGCTGGGGACTCCGTACAGTTTGCGGTATATTGGTTCCTTGGTTTCCGATTTCCATAGAAATTTGATCTATGGCGGAATTTTTATGTACCCAGCCGACACCCGCGATCCGCGCAAGCCGGCCGGAAAACTGCGTCTGATGCTGGAGGCCTCGCCCATGGCCATGATCGTGGAACAGGCCGGTGGTATGGCGATCGATGGCACGCGCCGCATTCTCGACATCGAACCCCAGGAATTGCATCAACGGGTGCCCTTGTTCGTTGGTTCCAAGGCCGATGTCGAGATCGTGCGCCAGTATTACGCGCAGGCGTCCGCGTAG